In Streptomyces sp. Li-HN-5-11, the sequence TAGACCTCCTTGTCGGGGAAGCGGCTCTTGTCGAAGACCCGGACCTTGTCCACGGTGTAGACGGCGGTGCGGCCGTCCGCGCGCCGGGCCTCGATGCGGCTGCCCGGTTCCACCTGGCCGAGTGCGGCGAAGACGGCGGCGCCGGTCATGGTGTCGCGGTGCCCGACCGCGACCGCCGTGCCGGGCTCCCCGGGTGTGGGGCCGTCCTCGTACCAGCCGACGAGCCTGGGCTTGCCGACCGGTGGTGTCCTGAGTTGCCGGTCGTCGTCGAGGCCGACGCCCACGACGGGCGCGTCGATCCCGAGGGAGGGGATGCGCAGGGAGGTCGCCCGGGAGCGGGGCAGCGGCACGGGCGGGGGCGAGGAGGGCTCCGTGCTGCCGGACGACGGGGACTCGTCCGGGTCCTGGCCGGTGTCCCCGGCGCCGGAGGAGGCCGAGGCGGACGGCGGCGTGACCCCGGCCACGGCACCCGGGTGGCCGGCACGCTCGGGCGCGGTGCGCTCGTGGTGTCCCCCGCACCGGACCCCCGCCGTCACCAGGACGACCGCGAGCAGGGCCGTCCTGGCGAGGCGGTAGGCGCGCGTCCGG encodes:
- a CDS encoding class F sortase: MVPRRRGRRRPWYRTRAYRLARTALLAVVLVTAGVRCGGHHERTAPERAGHPGAVAGVTPPSASASSGAGDTGQDPDESPSSGSTEPSSPPPVPLPRSRATSLRIPSLGIDAPVVGVGLDDDRQLRTPPVGKPRLVGWYEDGPTPGEPGTAVAVGHRDTMTGAAVFAALGQVEPGSRIEARRADGRTAVYTVDKVRVFDKSRFPDKEVYGPTHRPELRVITCGGLYTRRTGYSSNVVVFAHLTSTS